In a genomic window of Rubripirellula tenax:
- a CDS encoding class II aldolase/adducin family protein, protein MPHPETLAAMLELSHYLGEEHRHLAILGEGNTSAKIDNDTFLVKASGSCLQTLSENDAVACRFDALLPMLDEDDISDQGVEDRLLACRVDSTSKKPSVETLFHAYLLTLPGIQFVGHTHSIAVNQILCSPLAKSFATKRLFPDEIVCCGSESLFVDYTDPGLKLSQVMRDAMNEYMDRNGAPPRVILLQNHGLITIGKTSGAVKAAMVMAHKAAEIFVGAAALGGPVFMEPAEVHRIANRIDEHYRQQALKL, encoded by the coding sequence ATGCCCCATCCCGAAACCCTTGCCGCGATGCTCGAGCTGTCCCATTACCTCGGCGAAGAGCATCGACACTTGGCGATTCTTGGTGAAGGCAATACGTCAGCGAAAATCGACAACGACACGTTCTTGGTCAAAGCTAGCGGAAGCTGCTTGCAAACGCTTAGCGAGAACGATGCGGTCGCGTGCCGGTTCGACGCGTTGCTTCCGATGTTGGACGAAGACGATATCAGCGACCAGGGTGTCGAAGATCGCTTGCTCGCTTGTCGCGTTGATTCGACATCGAAGAAGCCATCCGTCGAAACTCTGTTCCATGCGTACCTGTTGACGTTGCCGGGCATCCAGTTCGTTGGCCATACGCACAGCATCGCGGTGAACCAAATCCTTTGCTCACCACTTGCGAAATCGTTTGCCACGAAACGACTGTTTCCCGATGAAATCGTTTGCTGTGGATCGGAATCGCTGTTCGTCGATTACACCGACCCGGGCTTGAAACTTTCCCAGGTGATGCGAGACGCCATGAACGAGTACATGGACCGCAACGGGGCACCACCGCGAGTCATCTTGCTACAGAATCACGGCCTGATCACGATCGGAAAGACATCCGGTGCGGTCAAAGCCGCGATGGTGATGGCACACAAAGCGGCCGAAATTTTCGTCGGCGCTGCGGCATTGGGCGGCCCCGTGTTTATGGAACCTGCCGAAGTCCACCGGATCGCCAATCGAATCGACGAACACTATCGCCAACAAGCGTTGAAGCTATGA
- a CDS encoding L-fucose isomerase has product MSQQASSPTVWKGELPKVGIRPTIDGRLGGVRESLEDQTMNLARRVAELISKNLRYPNGDAVECVIADTCIGGVAEAAACEDQFRRQNVGVSLTVTPCWCYGSETMDMDPTRPKAVFGFNGTERPGAVYLAAVLAGHTQKGVPAFGIYGRDVQEAGDATMPDDVQAKILDFVRCGLAAALMRGKSYLSMGGTSMGIAGSMIDVAFWEKWLGMRVEDIDMSEFIGRMNKGQFDPAEYKKALAWTKENCPEGDDYNSDEGKRSREQLDSEWSDSVKMSLIARDLMVGNPKLAEMGLKEQAQGHGAIASGFQGQRQWTDHFPNGDFLEAILNTSFDWNGKRAPYIVATENDALNAATMLFGHLLTNTAQVFADLRTYWSPDAVASACGGHKLDGLASDGLLHLINSGPATLDGTGQQSDADGNPTMKPFWEITDEEVAKCLKETTWHPSITEYFPGGGLSTRYKTRGGMPATMTRINLVDGLGPALQIAEGHTVELPTDVHDALDQRTNPTWPTTWFAPTVTGRGAFTSTYEVMNHWGANHCVMTAGHVGHLFITLASILRIPVYMHNVDAGRVFRPSAWNTFGTDGLESADFRACENFGPLYGRK; this is encoded by the coding sequence ATGAGTCAACAAGCATCATCGCCAACCGTCTGGAAAGGCGAACTCCCCAAGGTTGGCATTCGCCCGACCATCGACGGTCGACTCGGCGGCGTACGTGAATCACTCGAAGATCAGACGATGAATCTGGCTCGGCGGGTCGCCGAGCTGATTTCAAAAAACTTGCGGTATCCCAACGGAGACGCCGTCGAGTGCGTGATCGCCGATACTTGCATTGGTGGTGTTGCCGAAGCCGCGGCATGTGAGGACCAATTTCGCCGCCAAAATGTCGGCGTGTCGCTGACGGTGACGCCGTGCTGGTGCTACGGTTCGGAAACGATGGACATGGATCCGACGCGCCCCAAGGCCGTGTTCGGGTTCAATGGCACCGAACGCCCCGGTGCGGTTTATTTGGCCGCAGTGTTAGCCGGACACACACAGAAGGGCGTCCCCGCCTTTGGCATTTACGGTCGCGACGTGCAAGAAGCCGGCGATGCAACGATGCCTGACGACGTACAAGCCAAGATTCTTGATTTCGTCCGCTGCGGTCTAGCCGCGGCGCTGATGCGTGGCAAGTCGTATCTTTCGATGGGTGGAACATCGATGGGCATCGCTGGATCGATGATCGATGTCGCGTTCTGGGAAAAATGGCTGGGCATGCGAGTCGAAGACATCGACATGTCGGAATTCATCGGCCGAATGAACAAAGGCCAGTTTGATCCGGCCGAGTACAAAAAGGCGCTGGCGTGGACAAAAGAGAACTGCCCCGAAGGTGACGACTACAACAGCGACGAAGGCAAACGTTCTCGCGAGCAACTCGATAGCGAATGGTCCGACAGCGTAAAGATGTCGCTGATTGCACGCGACTTGATGGTCGGCAATCCGAAGCTGGCAGAAATGGGACTGAAGGAACAAGCACAGGGCCACGGTGCCATCGCTTCGGGATTCCAAGGCCAACGACAATGGACGGACCACTTCCCCAACGGTGATTTCCTAGAAGCGATTCTGAATACGTCGTTCGACTGGAACGGCAAACGAGCCCCGTACATTGTCGCGACGGAAAACGACGCCCTGAACGCGGCCACGATGCTGTTCGGACACTTGCTGACCAACACGGCGCAAGTGTTTGCGGACCTGCGAACGTATTGGAGTCCCGATGCCGTGGCGTCGGCATGCGGCGGCCACAAACTCGACGGCCTAGCCAGCGACGGACTGTTGCACCTGATCAATTCCGGACCCGCGACGCTGGACGGAACGGGACAACAATCCGATGCGGATGGTAATCCGACGATGAAACCGTTCTGGGAAATCACGGACGAAGAAGTCGCCAAATGCTTGAAGGAGACGACGTGGCACCCGTCGATCACCGAGTACTTCCCGGGTGGCGGTTTGAGTACGCGTTACAAGACTCGCGGCGGAATGCCGGCGACCATGACACGCATCAATTTGGTTGACGGCTTGGGTCCAGCATTGCAGATCGCCGAAGGGCACACCGTCGAATTGCCGACGGACGTTCACGACGCGCTGGACCAACGCACCAATCCGACTTGGCCGACCACATGGTTTGCACCAACGGTCACAGGCCGCGGCGCGTTCACGTCGACGTATGAAGTGATGAACCACTGGGGTGCCAACCACTGCGTGATGACGGCCGGCCACGTCGGACACTTGTTCATCACGTTGGCATCGATACTGCGTATTCCGGTTTACATGCACAATGTCGACGCGGGCCGAGTATTCCGCCCCAGTGCTTGGAACACATTCGGAACCGACGGACTGGAATCAGCCGACTTCCGTGCCTGTGAAAACTTTGGCCCGCTGTACGGGCGCAAGTAG
- a CDS encoding AraC family transcriptional regulator, with protein MNQKHRPQIALLVEASRAYGRELLRGVAYFARTQVDWSLLHQEMMLDSEIPDWIMSSRIDGVIARVDTHTIKPLKKLNVPIVDVRCNRKFPGVPQVGTDDRSVAEIAFKHLWNRGFRRFAFCGFRFATYSESRLKHFRALVEEAGCPFTHYESAGVPGSSITTIERAGIVDIEPLAKWLCTLERPTGMLVCNDIRGQQVLNACRKASIGVPDDVGVIGVDDDDAICLMCDPPLSSVRPDAEGVGYRAAELLHSLMSGLANETEIENIKPKSVSERLSTKVLAIDDVELAKVCRYIRQHACDGINVGNVIEITSLSRRQLERRFREELGVTPHEQITMTQIARVKQLLSETDMTLEQIAPKAGYSHKESLSAVFKRETGITPGDFRTQQHAASSKLADEKP; from the coding sequence ATGAACCAAAAACATCGTCCTCAAATCGCCTTGCTGGTCGAAGCTTCACGTGCGTATGGGCGCGAGCTACTTCGTGGTGTCGCGTACTTCGCCAGAACGCAAGTCGATTGGTCGCTTTTGCATCAAGAGATGATGCTCGATTCCGAGATTCCCGATTGGATAATGAGTTCTCGCATCGATGGAGTGATCGCGCGAGTCGACACGCATACGATCAAGCCGCTGAAGAAGTTGAATGTTCCGATTGTCGATGTGCGATGTAATCGGAAATTTCCGGGAGTCCCACAAGTAGGGACCGACGATCGATCCGTTGCCGAGATCGCGTTCAAGCATCTTTGGAATCGTGGATTCCGTCGGTTCGCGTTCTGCGGCTTTCGCTTTGCAACCTATTCCGAGTCGCGGCTTAAACACTTTCGAGCGCTGGTGGAGGAAGCCGGCTGTCCGTTCACCCATTACGAATCCGCGGGCGTCCCCGGCAGCTCAATCACCACAATCGAACGAGCGGGGATCGTAGATATCGAACCTTTGGCAAAATGGTTGTGCACGCTCGAACGACCAACTGGCATGTTGGTTTGTAACGACATTCGCGGGCAGCAAGTGTTGAACGCTTGTCGAAAAGCGAGCATCGGCGTTCCTGATGATGTGGGTGTGATAGGCGTCGACGATGACGACGCGATTTGTTTGATGTGCGATCCGCCGTTGTCGAGTGTCCGTCCCGATGCGGAAGGCGTCGGCTATCGAGCAGCCGAACTGTTGCACTCGTTGATGTCGGGTTTGGCCAATGAAACGGAGATCGAGAACATTAAGCCAAAATCGGTTTCTGAAAGACTGTCGACGAAGGTGCTTGCGATTGATGATGTCGAACTGGCAAAGGTTTGCCGCTACATCCGGCAACATGCATGCGATGGAATCAACGTGGGCAACGTGATTGAAATCACATCACTTTCCCGACGTCAATTGGAACGACGTTTTCGTGAAGAGCTGGGCGTGACGCCGCACGAACAGATCACGATGACGCAGATTGCCCGTGTCAAACAGTTGCTGTCCGAAACCGACATGACGTTGGAGCAGATTGCGCCGAAGGCCGGTTATAGCCACAAGGAAAGTTTGAGCGCGGTTTTCAAACGAGAAACGGGAATCACGCCTGGCGATTTCCGGACTCAGCAGCACGCGGCTTCGTCCAAGCTGGCTGACGAAAAACCTTAG